cttacccggcaagatatacgatgaatggcccacccatcctcccccctcaggagataggtgtaagagaaaaatctggtctgaaaacgggaatggttcctattccgccacccagcggcgggagagggtgatcacctgacctacctgtagcgtgtgccgcgagttttgaattctgtcgggacgtcagagacataagctaagtatatatctgccggggaagtatgtacaaaactttattgtatacagtaagtcctcgggttacgccggtctcgacttacgatgtttcgtggttacgaacacgcccccataaaaatataaaaaataatattttgcgtcgttccgtcttacgcggtttagcgtcgtaagcaacgtaaacaaacgcgaactagttccgggcgcacggcggaagaatacgctttgtgggggagaggacggcgtcgcttcgctacgctcattcctcgcccatacgccattttggttgtttacactggcctctctctccctcgtgttgtatagtttttgtaactttttgctctttgttatggctcccaagcgcaaggcggactcttctgatggtagtgcatcgaagcaGAAAGgcggccatcaccatggaaattaaagtggacattataaagcgatctgagaagggagaaacgccaacaaacattggccgctcgcttggccttagccgttcgaccgttgctaccattatcaagataaagagcgcatcgttgaacatgtgaaaggatctgctcctagtgaaagcgacagtgatattTAAGCaggcgtagtggtctaataattgaaatggaaaggttattggtgcaacttctggaggttctttttctcttcactaacctcccccagtctctccagcaccgcagcttcctctccagtgtgcaagccaatcaaattaataaaggtaaggaattgttctctcattgttattgataggtatttacattaaatcatgtgtatttttttcatgttccgacttacgactgaaaatcgtgttacgacagcatcttaagaacggatcaacgtcgtaactcgaggaccccacCCCCTACTAACAATATCATTCAACATATACGTACAGTACTGTATGTCTACCTCTTTGACATTATTATGACTATTACAGAAGACAAGCAGACTTTCTAGTTCAGATTtgttaaaattattcttattattgcttGGTGTTTTATGTCACttattatgtgtattatatacattttttcttttgtttacagaATCATGGAGGAAGAGTCGGACAACACAGAACTGTGGTTAACGTGGAATGACCACGCACAGATATTGAAAAATGTATTGTCAACATTGCGTTATAAGGTAAGTCTTTACTTTCACCTTTGACAAGTAGTCATTAGATAaatggatttatatatacattaagtttAAGTTCACTTCGATTGTCTTGTGTAGCCCGTCATACTATGCATTTGTTATAGGTCAGTTGATGTATGTATTTGTTGTACAGCACTGAGTAAGAAAGCAGAGATCCCTCAAAATTTGTCTTTAACAGATGTTGTTCCAAATATATATTgacaaatattgttgttgttgctgcatATCAGAGatgttcttccttcttctttaaaCCGGATGTAAATGCCGTGTTGTGAGAGTTGAAGCTCCATAAAGTATTTTGAAAGACAGAAGAGAAGTTGTTTGTCTGCCTCACTTAGAGACATCTCTAAAGCCATAGAGCAACAAGATATCCTGGTAAATTGTTAGTAACATCTTGacaatcagaaaaaaataatggtttatGTGTATGAAACAACAATAATTTGAATATGAACATTTTTAAGTAAGAGCGTATTATCTTGACAGGAGTTGTATGCAGACGTCACACTAGTTTGCGGCACCAAGCAGTATGCCGTTCACAGATTTATCTTGGCAACTTGTAGTGCATATTTCGAGAAGCtgcttgaaaccattcctggccAGCACCCGGTCGTCGTCCTTACCAACACATCTCCGAAGGATTTAGAAGCCCTGCTGGACTTCATGTATCTTGGTCAGACCGAAGTCAATTCGACAGATTTGGATCGGTTGCTGGATGTTGCGTACGAATTCAGAATTCGGGGTCTCATTTCTGCGAGAGATGATCCAGAAGTTCAGGTAATGTTCTTGTGTCATTCAGAGTAGCACGAGACGTTCAAGTACGGTCGACCCCCACCTATTTATGTTTCTagatttgtggatttttctgtggaacatatatccacattattcttggaaaattcacctattcacagaATTTTTCATTGGGAAATgtcactgtattttcatattttcttggttaaatatatttttcatgataaaactatcGAAAGAGGCaggtatgagcatttttagaggggttttttggtgtttgaaatatcaaaataggcagttataagcatttttagagaagTCATGTATTCATGGATTTAAGCTATCCACAAGGGGTTGTGATCCCTATCCCCTGCAAATTCTGGGTGTTGAcagtatattaaaattcagatgTATTGCATCCCATAGTTCTTAGGATGTTTTGGTGTATTAGCTTCGTTATTATGGTGTTGGTTATGGGTTATAGGTAACTTTTTGTCGTAAACCAAGTTATAAAACAATTGTTGGTATGAAGGAAATATCATCCAGCTTATGCAATGACACTTGAAGTATCCATACGTCCACAACTctaatttttattgtagtgtcttaccgaacaattatagagccgtgatttccacgagcggcaggatactaaattcaaatttagcgcgtcggcgtcgccaacactggtggtgatgacgtcatctccctccactcgcgggagaaccaggtacaactgcccaggtgaattcaattcttttcctgccggcgtccggtgaacatcggtggtcggtgcggttggatgactttgcttcgctttttttttcttgtggaaattgatcttcggaattggtgaagtactcttttttggcgttgttgttatttttgctttttatttaggcgttgccatgtcggatttctagtccgtcgggagttaggttttgcatctcaggatgtaaactagattatccaagttagaatatgatttctcacactaaatgtgttaagtgttttaggggacaggtttgttacAGCAGATCGAACATcggtaacgagtgtagtgattggactgattctcaatggaagttttttagttcatactcggagaaattagctaaagacagaattagaaaagccagcgcttagggaaagtagacttagctccgcttcgtcttgcgatgcttctgttccttctttgttttctcctcaaattgttatgtctcctttaactacacctcctattcctcctactaatcccgcttctccggcttcccgtgtagtttcttccgacaccattgccagtctggaatcgaggctaGATCAGAaatttcggtactagcgaatacggttttgcaacttggtaattcagttaagacgtttttggagaaagcgggcttcaggtaagagtgtagttgaggttgtgtctgtctgtcctgacacgtctcctagaacaaaggtcactgtccagctcccccgcaccggggagaagacataccggaagtccaagggagtcgatcgggatttgcccacagacaggcgcgcctctcttgttgagcctgttgcgcctcaacagggctcggttaagcgttggaaaggtgttgcggtcagacgcctttcgaatgattcaagctgattcgtctccggtcgcgcggcgctcttggcgagattcgccccgtttcgcgtcccttaaagaggcgttcaggcgccgattcttcgcctccatccagtcaagcggtataaggagcctgagagtagggttgcgccgcgaccattagcggctcgttcgtcgcctcaatctgtgcctttttcggctccctctactagtagagattgtggttttagcgctgtagctagcagttctaaggggtttctttaggcgctttttcgtctgttacgcctgatgcgcctgtttcgcctcgaatttcggcggctccgagcgaggcgcaagtagttttttccgcctcctgctgaacatttaggctattccaagcctacgttaactgtttttgattcgtctctggcgcctttgcgcaagcagttagagatgttaaccaactgatgaatgagtccaagggtggttcgaaaccttcagatccggttgtagttccgtctacttcttcggcggtatcggagaatgaagaagaagtagaggaggaggattcacatcacctctcgtgttattcacgtctccttagatttcttctggtatcttatccagattattttgagaaagcggccccgcgctccccaacttcgacttttttgatgaggagaaaacttcagaccctctcctcccaaaacaaaacttgtttttttctatctaaagcggttagacattcgttgaaagacgaggagaaatggatgtctatgaaaagagacttagggaagctcttttgcttaccctccctctaagttgcttcgtaagaggtataggttttatgtaactggggaagctccttctctgggagtttctgcctcctcccatgggagacttctccagtttaatcgactcctctagaagatctgctttcgccgcagcgaaagtttccttttctttacagcgcctgagttggaccacgttgtaaagaatcaatttaaacttttggaagtctttagcttccttgattggactattggcgctttagcggaaccaagatcgaagactgtccttctctttctcaggagttagcggaggattggattggtgttctgtcctgtgcggacaaatccattagggatggatgtgatgagttagcttcgctcatcgcctttggtacccttaagaaaaggcaactttggtgctcctttgcttctaaaagggttacgtcccaacagaagtctgctctcttgtttgctccttttgtgaaagataaacctctttccagacgatgtagtgttgtcaatttcgtctgcgctagataagaaatctacttcggatttactggcacagtctactaagagacctaaagctcctgtggagactgttccttcggtttctcctctgacccaagcgccttttcgagggagaaaacccaaagcgcttctttcggccgaagtcgaatttgcgacctcagtctaaagcctcggccaaggttaacaaaccttccaaatgaaagctcggttcttcatgcaccagtgggagccaggctggcgcggttttgggaggaatgggaaaacagaggagcagaagcctgggtagtgcaagtactcaagttcggctatcgtattcctctcgtttcacctccctcgctctcacctgtgccaattccattccaggcatactctccgggctcagacaaatttctggcgctagccgcagaagtggaagcgcttgttcttcaaagaagcgatagaacagatagaagaggattttcctccaggcttttacaatcgcctttttgtagttcccaagtcatcaggggctggaggccggttttggatgtgagcgccctgaacttgcatgtccagaaaacaaaatttcatatggagaccactcggtcggttctggagtccatcagacagggggattggatggtctctctggacatgcaagacgcttattttcacattccgatacatcgcgaatctcggaagtacctgaggttcatgttcgaaggcaaggtgtttcagtttcgggcgcgtttgcttcggactagcaaccgctctcaagttttcaccagggttctatcccgataggaagctggctgcacatattaggagtaagaatctccctctatctggacgattggcttctccggtcggaatcagagagtcggtgcatgaaggaccttggaacaactctggatcttgccagaagttagggaattctggtcaacaaacagaagtcccagttggtttccatctcagagcatcctttatttggggatgattctgaatgctcaagtttttcgggcttttctgtccccgaagagggttcaaggctgtctggagacagttcaggagttcttggacaaaaaggtaagttctgccaatcagtggatgaggctcctgggcaaattggacgtcagtggagaaatttgtgacgttgggaagactgcacatgagacctctgcagtttttcctgagagcctcttggtgtgcaggaagacacaaccagactcgattatccttcctgtcacagatcaaataaaagaggacctaaggtggtggctctctcgagcaaggttggaagaagggttagatttacgacccatcctcccgaacctacagttcgtttccgacgcatcgaacacaggttggggtgccctactgggaaatcaacggacttcaggagcttggtcggagaaggagaagaagttccacataaatgtaaaggaactgttagcaattttcttggggctcagacagtttcggagcttagtagaaggtcgagtagtggcagtgcattccgacactCCACCacgctctctcgtacgtgcggaaacagggggggactcagtctttctctctgtacgaagtagccaaggatctcctcctgtggtcaaacgaagcgaaggttcagctagtcccgagatttgttccgggaaagatgaacgtcctggcggacgagttaagtcgtcaacagcaagtgttacctctggagtggactttggacaacaagatttgtcagaaactttggcgcctttggggacgaccgtcaatagacctgttcgcgacatcaaggaacaaccgtcttcatctcttttgttcgccagtcccagatcctctagcttggtcggtggacgcaatgctgttggattggtcgggtctggaagcttatgcattccctccgttcggtctaataagagaggtgctgaacaagttcatgtcgcacagcaatgtaacgctaacgttaatcgctcccttttggcccaggaaagagtggttcccggaccttctccagtttgttagtagacttcccagacttcttcctccagagaagtggcttctcaaacaacctcacttcaagaggttccaccaaaacttgtccgctctagctctgacagggttcagactgtccggaatcttgtcagagcgaaaggattttcaagaagagctgcagaagctatcgctcgttgtaggagagagtcttctaacaaactctatcaagggaagtggagaatcttcagagagtggtgtagaagtgctaaagtctctacttctgcgacctctttaacagaaatagcagattttcttctatttcttaggaactctaagaaactggctccttcgacgatcagaggatatagagccatgctctcttcggtctttcgacatcgaggtttggatatttcctccaattcagatctgtcggacctcattaggtctttcgaaaccactaagctcccgcaagatacagtggcttggaacttagatgtggtgcttaagttctcatggggccaccgtttgagcctttgaagtcggcttcactcaggaacttgactaagaaggcactctttcttattgcactagcttctgctaagcgtgtcagcgaattgcacgctatagacaaaagagtcgtttctctcaaggcaatgctgtattttcggtatctttgacctgtctagccaaaaatgagaatccttctaatccttggccgaggagttttgtggtaaggaaactatctgatttggttggacatgagaggaggaaaggctcttatgtccagtcagggctattaagcagtatctgtttgccactaagggtattagagacaatcttctaagctctggacctcggttcaaaatccctctcgtcctctttctaagaatgctatatcgttctttattagagagcttatcagggaagctcactcgcagtccgagaacgacaatctttccgttctgagagttaaagctcacgaggttagagcagtggcaacttctttagcattcagaaagaatttatctttagcttcgattcttcagagcacgttctggagatcgaattcggtttttgcgagtcattatctcaaagagatagaaacggttttcgagaattgtaaaacgttaggtccggtggcggtttctggcatggtgtttggggaggagaaacggcacaggggtcgtcaccctctatgctaacttttcaccttgaataggttgtcgagttcaagggaagctgggggtactgagtacctgggatactcaccagtctgttaggtcagattttacaatggttgggtatatgtgttttttaaatctggtgttggtgacaaatgttttgtatgattgaaattctggtcttagcccagggcaagggcaatctttgttgttactatcctccgtcgtcagccttgactcgcttgaactacggaaggattccactcgcctgtagaggctaactttggtcaaattccaattcctctacattagtaagaagagcaccgaccagaggcagtaacagtctgctgtagctctcttacaaggtaaggtacaacagacacttgagtgtttactggtattgcaataaatgtaaccatttcaaaaatactagtggtccactgaatccaccttcccataaatgtgtaatcagctctataattgttcggtaagacactacaataaaaatgaaattttcattattaaaatgaagttttattgtatacttaccgaacaattatgattatacccaccctcctccccttaggtggacggacgggcagaaagaattggattcacctgggcagttgtacctggttctcacCCGCGAGTGGatgggagatgacgtcatcaccaccagtgttggcgacgccgacgcgctaaatttgaatttagtatcctgccgctcgtggaaatcacggctctataattgttcggtaagtatacaataaaacttcattttaataatgaaaattttcattttctttttctgttgatGCATTGCTTATTGCAATATGCAGCATGATAAGGTGAGAAGTTGAGTTTTATCTTAAAATTAAAAGTGTTAAGTCTTTCGAAAATAGACTGGATATTTCAAAGGCTCAGATGATTTGGGTTTATTATAGAACGATGGCAAGTGAAGCAGTTATCATAGCCAGA
This portion of the Macrobrachium nipponense isolate FS-2020 chromosome 10, ASM1510439v2, whole genome shotgun sequence genome encodes:
- the LOC135223823 gene encoding longitudinals lacking protein-like; protein product: MEEESDNTELWLTWNDHAQILKNVLSTLRYKELYADVTLVCGTKQYAVHRFILATCSAYFEKLLETIPGQHPVVVLTNTSPKDLEALLDFMYLGQTEVNSTDLDRLLDVAYEFRIRGLISARDDPEVQVMFLCHSE